The following are encoded in a window of Sminthopsis crassicaudata isolate SCR6 chromosome 5, ASM4859323v1, whole genome shotgun sequence genomic DNA:
- the LOC141543892 gene encoding zona pellucida sperm-binding protein 3-like — protein sequence MGQRSQVGCLFLLLVLSELVPVDLCGSGNSRLPLRGNDSPRSDYKSNQSSSWGHGVRTQSLPVTVQCLEMKLVANVQRNLFGKGKLINPSDLSLGPSACQYTTFHESNDTIVFETGLHECGSKLQITTDLLIYSINLYYNPTPDGNSIILRNGPAVILIECSYPRRSNVSSKAIQPTWIPFSFTLSSQKGLKFTLQLMTDDWSTKRPSNSFQLGDVISIQADVDTGSHVALRLFIDSCVATLKSNQDSAPPYAIIDFHGCLVHGRSENVGSTFISPRSKPETLQFILDAFKLSREARDQIYITCHLKVTEAADLPDLSNKACSFNKSSQEWIPIEGTDDICSCCETGNCRKTYIPNRLTRSHWKRNMLYWKDFPGKENEADVVVGPLVISDVTMHPSSIAKQDKTVRINSQGVKKAPQTVLLTAGSIVFFYLSCYSCGKI from the exons ATGGGGCAAAGAAGTCAAGTAGGGTGCCTGTTCCTGCTGCTGGTGTTGAGTGAGTTGGTACCTGTTGATCTTTGTGGCTCTGGTAATTCCAGATTGCCCCTCAGAGGCAATGATTCTCCAAGATCAGATTATAAATCTAATCAGTCTTCTTCATGGGGCCATGGAGTTCGTACTCAATCATTGCCTGTGACGGTGCAGTGCCTGGAAATGAAGTTGGTGGCAAATGTGCAGAGAAACCTCTTTGGGAAGGGAAAACTGATCAATCCTTCAGATTTAAGTCTGGGTCCTAGTGCCTGCCAATATACCACCTTCCATGAATCAAATGACACTATTGTCTTTGAGACAGGACTCCATGAGTGTGGCAGTAAGCTTCAG ATCACCACAGACTTGTTGATTTATAGcataaatctatattataacCCAACTCCTGATGGCAACTCCATTATCCTTCGAAATGGTCCAGCTGTGATTTTAATTGAGTGTTCTTACCCAAG GAGGAGTAACGTGAGCAGCAAGGCTATCCAACCAACTTGGATTCCATTCAGTTTTACACTATCCTCACAAAAGGGGTTGAAGTTCACTTTGCAACTGATGACTG ATGACTGGAGTACTAAGAGGCCTTCTAATAGCTTTCAACTTGGGGATGTCATTTCCATCCAAGCTGATGTGGACACTGGAAGTCATGTGGCTCTGAGACTCTTCATTGACAGCTGCGTGGCTACATTAAAATCCAATCAAGATTCAGCACCTCCTTATGCTATTATTGATTTCCATGG GTGTCTAGTTCATGGCCGGTCAGAAAATGTTGGGTCAACCTTCATCTCCCCAAGGTCCAAGCCAGAGACCCTTCAGTTTATACTTGATGCTTTTAAGCTTTCAAGGGAAGCCAGGGATCAG atctataTTACATGTCACTTGAAAGTCACTGAGGCTGCTGATTTGCCAGATCTTTCAAACAAAGCTTGTTCCTTCAACAAATCAAGCCAGGA ATGGATTCCCATAGAAGGTACAGATGACATCTGTAGCTGTTGCGAAACTGGTAATTGCAGGAAAACCTACATACCAAATAGACTGACCAGAAGTCACTGGAAAAGGAATATGTTGTATTGGAAAG ATtttcctggaaaagaaaatgaggctgatgtAGTAGTTGGACCTTTGGTCATTTCTGATGTGACAATGCATCCCAGCAGCATTGCTAAACAGGATAAAACAGTTAGAATCAACTCCCAAG GTGTGAAGAAAGCACCTCAAACAGTATTACTGACTGCTGGATCTATAGTGTTTTTCTATCTCTCCTGCTATTCATGTGGGAAGATATGA